In Planktothrix serta PCC 8927, one genomic interval encodes:
- a CDS encoding rhamnogalacturonan lyase family protein — translation MNKTLSLFSLSLVLASLNWGCGEASSSQQESLSNSNPNVKVIPLDFSMKPDDQGGLITVDVNNNNQKDFIITQSRSNLVGQKQGLIHVYDHSGQKLWEKSANVQLTRQSESQGLPGLHAPGVQAADVNGDGKIEVLFLTTDKRLQIVEGATGQTIREIQLTSPDKTDRWEHLVIANFRGKGDRDLLLQATENDKYRMGRYIAAYSIDDLLKTDNPQPLWTRDDFVANAHNGARVGDLDGDGLDEVLGGTLISPKGDILFSVPRKGHLDSIFIADVRPDIPGLEVVALEEGGEKKENAQDSNRLKRNRVFLYNTKGLIWETDYKNWEPQNAALGDFDPSRPGLEIWCRSRFDTDQKPFVFDAKGQLISNYEFSKIAPEGWTQKGVEVIFPIDWTGEAKQLVAAKERHEQGDVAIFDPLNGEYQIQFPEKAYRLYVADVSGDWREELIVLSTQELRIYYNPEPNPNPKRASLWEQNRYRRSKMTWNYYSP, via the coding sequence ATGAACAAAACTTTGAGCTTATTCAGTCTAAGTCTAGTCCTAGCAAGTTTGAATTGGGGATGTGGGGAAGCATCCTCTTCTCAACAGGAAAGCTTAAGCAATTCTAATCCAAATGTTAAAGTGATTCCCTTGGATTTTTCCATGAAACCTGATGATCAAGGGGGACTGATTACGGTTGATGTTAATAACAATAATCAAAAAGACTTTATTATTACCCAGTCTCGTTCAAATCTTGTGGGTCAGAAACAAGGTTTAATTCATGTTTACGATCATTCCGGTCAAAAACTCTGGGAGAAATCCGCTAACGTACAACTCACCAGACAATCAGAAAGCCAAGGTTTACCAGGGTTACACGCACCGGGAGTTCAAGCTGCTGATGTCAACGGAGATGGCAAAATAGAAGTTTTGTTTCTGACCACAGATAAGCGGTTACAGATTGTTGAGGGTGCAACGGGACAAACCATTCGAGAAATTCAACTCACCTCTCCTGATAAAACTGATCGGTGGGAACATTTAGTGATTGCGAATTTTCGCGGAAAAGGCGATCGAGATCTGCTTCTACAAGCCACCGAAAATGATAAGTATCGGATGGGTCGTTATATTGCGGCTTATTCTATTGACGATTTACTCAAAACCGATAATCCTCAACCTTTGTGGACAAGAGATGATTTTGTCGCCAATGCACACAATGGCGCACGGGTTGGAGATCTCGATGGAGATGGCTTAGATGAAGTGTTAGGGGGGACGCTAATTTCTCCAAAAGGCGATATCTTGTTTAGTGTTCCTCGTAAAGGTCATCTTGATTCTATTTTTATTGCTGATGTTCGACCTGATATTCCAGGGTTGGAAGTCGTGGCTTTAGAAGAAGGGGGGGAAAAAAAAGAGAACGCCCAGGACTCCAACCGTCTTAAACGCAATCGTGTCTTTCTCTACAACACAAAAGGACTGATTTGGGAAACAGACTATAAAAATTGGGAACCCCAAAATGCTGCGTTGGGAGACTTTGATCCCAGTCGCCCTGGATTGGAAATTTGGTGTCGGAGTCGTTTTGATACGGATCAAAAACCCTTTGTCTTTGATGCTAAAGGTCAACTCATTTCTAACTATGAATTCAGTAAGATTGCGCCTGAAGGTTGGACACAGAAAGGAGTTGAAGTGATTTTTCCGATTGATTGGACGGGAGAAGCTAAACAGTTAGTCGCAGCCAAGGAACGCCATGAACAGGGAGATGTGGCGATTTTCGATCCCCTTAACGGTGAATATCAAATTCAATTTCCTGAAAAAGCCTACCGCCTCTATGTTGCAGATGTTTCGGGTGATTGGCGAGAAGAATTAATCGTTTTGAGTACCCAGGAACTCCGCATTTATTACAACCCTGAACCGAACCCTAATCCTAAGCGTGCGTCCCTGTGGGAGCAAAATCGCTATCGTCGTAGCAAGATGACCTGGAATTATTACAGTCCTTAG